The following proteins are encoded in a genomic region of Iodidimonas sp. SYSU 1G8:
- a CDS encoding CvpA family protein, with protein METLPINSLDALFLLVIGLSALIGFFRGFVREVLSLAAWAGAAWLALTFHAHGQALISGMVENQTMSAFVAGGAIFIVSLVILMLVAGFLSRGVQKTSMLGPANRILGLLFGVMRGAVIVAVGYIAAVHLTTDPENPEEPKRAWVETSRLLPHVRTLAAGLQRLVPEDWAPAAPDSDPDGEKPQGTKA; from the coding sequence ATGGAAACACTCCCCATCAATTCTCTCGACGCCCTTTTCCTCCTGGTGATCGGGCTGTCGGCGCTGATCGGCTTCTTTCGCGGCTTCGTTCGCGAGGTGCTGTCGCTCGCCGCATGGGCGGGCGCGGCCTGGCTGGCACTGACCTTTCACGCCCATGGCCAGGCGCTGATCTCCGGCATGGTGGAGAATCAGACCATGTCGGCCTTCGTCGCCGGCGGCGCCATCTTCATCGTCAGTCTCGTGATCCTGATGCTGGTCGCCGGCTTCCTCTCGCGCGGGGTGCAAAAGACCAGCATGCTGGGGCCGGCCAACCGGATCCTGGGGCTGCTGTTCGGCGTCATGCGGGGCGCGGTCATCGTCGCCGTCGGCTATATCGCGGCGGTGCATCTGACGACCGATCCGGAGAATCCGGAGGAGCCGAAACGCGCCTGGGTGGAAACCTCGCGCCTGCTGCCCCATGTAAGGACCCTCGCGGCGGGCCTGCAGCGTCTCGTCCCCGAGGACTGGGCGCCAGCGGCGCCCGACAGCGATCCCGACGGCGAAAAACCGCAGGGAACGAAAGCGTAA
- a CDS encoding ATP-binding cassette domain-containing protein, with protein sequence MTEPKLSLQGVSKRFGDKIVLNGLDLDIYPGESVVIIGGSGTGKSVLLRCVLGLMAPDAGRILVDGEDVTHLRGRERENLLRRFGMLFQGSALFDSLRVWRNVSFGLISAHGMKKKPAKEKADENLAKVGLSPEVGMLYPAELSGGMQKRVALARAIATNPEIIFFDEPTTGLDPIMADVINELIVERVRDLGATALTITHDMASARKVADRIGMLYEGKIIWIGPATEIDRSGNPYVDQFIHGRAEGPISMDVRRP encoded by the coding sequence ATGACAGAGCCTAAACTCAGCCTGCAGGGCGTCTCCAAGCGGTTCGGCGACAAGATCGTGCTGAACGGTCTCGACCTGGATATCTATCCCGGAGAATCCGTGGTCATCATCGGCGGCTCTGGCACTGGCAAGTCCGTGCTGCTGCGCTGTGTCCTTGGACTCATGGCGCCGGATGCCGGCCGCATCCTGGTGGATGGCGAGGATGTCACCCATCTGCGTGGGCGAGAGCGGGAAAACCTGCTGCGGCGCTTCGGCATGCTGTTCCAGGGCAGCGCTCTGTTCGACAGCCTGCGGGTGTGGCGCAACGTTTCCTTCGGTCTCATTTCGGCGCACGGCATGAAGAAGAAGCCGGCCAAGGAAAAAGCCGACGAGAATCTGGCCAAGGTTGGATTGAGCCCCGAGGTCGGCATGCTCTACCCTGCCGAACTTTCCGGCGGCATGCAGAAGCGCGTCGCGCTGGCGCGGGCCATCGCGACCAATCCGGAGATCATCTTCTTCGACGAGCCGACGACCGGCCTCGATCCGATCATGGCGGACGTGATCAATGAACTCATCGTCGAGCGTGTTCGTGATCTCGGCGCCACGGCGCTGACCATCACCCATGACATGGCCAGCGCCCGCAAGGTCGCCGACCGTATCGGCATGCTCTATGAGGGGAAGATCATCTGGATCGGCCCGGCGACCGAGATCGATCGTTCGGGCAACCCCTATGTGGACCAGTTCATTCATGGACGCGCCGAGGGGCCGATCTCCATGGATGTGCGGCGCCCCTGA
- the radA gene encoding DNA repair protein RadA yields the protein MAKGADRFVCQHCGTVYRKWQGKCDGCGEWNSIVQEAGGDVVPRGLSSGKGRLIELSGLTGETESAPRMITGIAEFDRACGGGLVPGSALLVGGDPGIGKSTILLQAAALLAKRNVNCVYISGEEASAQIRSRALRLGLADSPLELGSETSLRDILTTLEARRPQVVVIDSIQTVFADNVESAPGSVSQVRACAQELIRFAKRRACTVILVGHVTKDGQIAGPRVLEHMVDTVLYFEGERGHQFRILRAVKNRYGGTDEIGVFEMTDRGLSEVPNPSALFLTNRREPVSGAAVFAGIEGTRPVLVEIQALVSPSPLATPRRAVVGWDTGRLAMVMAVLDARCGLGFGGQDVYLNVAGGLRVSEPAADLAVAAALVSSLTDIAVPAETVIFGEISLAGEVRPVAQSDARLKEAEKLGFARAWLPQSSKTAKSSLKLTELEKLQAVKDLFMS from the coding sequence ATGGCCAAGGGCGCGGATCGGTTCGTCTGTCAGCATTGCGGCACCGTCTATCGCAAATGGCAGGGCAAGTGCGACGGCTGCGGCGAGTGGAACAGCATTGTTCAGGAGGCTGGCGGCGACGTGGTGCCGCGCGGCCTCAGCAGCGGCAAGGGACGGTTGATCGAACTGAGCGGTCTCACCGGAGAAACCGAGTCGGCGCCGCGCATGATCACCGGCATCGCCGAATTCGACCGCGCCTGCGGCGGCGGGCTGGTGCCCGGCTCCGCGCTGCTGGTGGGCGGTGATCCTGGTATCGGCAAGTCGACCATCCTGCTCCAGGCGGCCGCCCTGCTCGCGAAGCGGAATGTCAACTGCGTCTATATCTCCGGCGAGGAAGCATCGGCCCAGATCCGCTCGCGCGCCCTGCGCCTCGGCCTGGCGGATTCGCCGCTGGAGCTGGGTTCGGAGACCAGCCTGCGCGATATCCTGACCACGCTCGAGGCACGTCGTCCGCAGGTCGTGGTCATCGATTCCATCCAGACGGTGTTCGCCGACAATGTGGAATCGGCGCCCGGCTCGGTCAGCCAGGTTCGCGCCTGCGCGCAGGAGCTGATCCGCTTCGCCAAACGCCGCGCCTGTACGGTTATTCTGGTCGGGCACGTGACCAAGGACGGGCAGATCGCCGGACCGCGCGTGCTCGAGCACATGGTGGACACGGTGCTGTACTTCGAGGGCGAGCGCGGTCATCAATTCCGCATTCTGCGCGCCGTGAAGAATCGCTATGGCGGCACCGACGAGATCGGCGTGTTCGAGATGACGGACCGCGGTTTGAGCGAGGTGCCCAACCCGTCGGCCCTGTTCCTGACCAATCGCCGCGAGCCCGTCAGTGGCGCCGCCGTGTTCGCGGGAATCGAGGGCACCCGTCCCGTCCTGGTGGAAATCCAGGCTCTTGTCTCGCCCTCGCCGCTCGCGACGCCGAGGCGGGCGGTGGTCGGTTGGGACACCGGACGCCTGGCCATGGTGATGGCGGTGCTCGATGCCCGATGCGGACTGGGCTTCGGTGGCCAGGATGTCTACCTGAACGTTGCCGGCGGACTGCGGGTCAGCGAGCCGGCGGCGGATCTGGCGGTCGCGGCGGCATTGGTGTCTTCGCTGACCGATATCGCGGTCCCGGCCGAGACGGTGATCTTCGGCGAAATCAGCCTCGCCGGCGAAGTTCGGCCCGTCGCGCAGTCCGACGCGCGGCTCAAGGAAGCCGAGAAGCTGGGCTTTGCCCGCGCCTGGCTGCCGCAATCGTCGAAGACCGCCAAGTCCAGTCTGAAGCTGACAGAGCTGGAAAAGTTGCAGGCCGTCAAAGACCTGTTTATGTCCTGA